From uncultured Desulfobacter sp.:
CTTTTTCTATCATCTCATCAGCCAGGTTTTCCGGCACCTGGATGTCATATATGATGGCATTGCTCCGGATCTCAATTTTTGAGACCGTACCTGTGCCGTCTATGTGGCCTGATACCAGATGCCCGTCTATGCGGTCCGACAACTTCAGCGCCCGTTCAATATTGACCCGGGCCCCGGGTCCAATGGAACCGAATGTGGTACGGGACACGGTTTCCGGTGCCATGTCCACTTTGAACTGCCCTTTGCCAAGACTTACAGCGGTCAGGCAGGCCCCGTTCACGGCAATGGAATCGCCAATGCCTGTACCAGAAAAATCCAGGTCACAGGCAATCACCAAAATTTTGCCCTCTCCATGGGTTTCAATACGCCGTATGGTGCCCAAACTTTCTATGATCCCAGTAAACAAAAATTATCTCCCGCCATCAATCAATCTATTCTGCGGTTCAATATAACCTGTAATCAGCATATCGGAAGCAAACGACCGGGTACTCACCCGGACCAGTTCAACCACGTCTTTTATCTTTTCAGGCCCCGATCCGTTAAACACCGGGATACCGTCATTTCCGCCCATAATTTTCGGAGCAAGAAAATAGCAGACTTTGTTTACAATACCTGCTGCCAGAGCCGATGCCGCCACACGCCCTCCGCCTTCAATCAGAAGGCTTGTGATGGACAATTTTCTTAAACTAATCATCAGGTCATTTAAATCAAGCAAATTTTCACAAACCCGGCATTCAAGAATCTGTGCGCCCTTGTCTTTGAGACGCTGAATTTTGCCTGGATCACAACCCGGGCCTGTAACAATGATGGTGGGAGCACTTGAGTTTTGAAGCACAACCTTGGCATTTTCCTGGATGCTCAAACGGGTATCCAGAATGATCCGGGCAGGATCCCGGGTCTGTTTTCCCTCTATTCTGGCGGTCAAAGACGGATCATCCCCATGCAGGGTGCCGGCGCCAATAAGAATGGCATCATTTTGGTGGCGTAATTCATGGCCGAAATTTCGTGATGCGCTGGAGGTGATCCACTGGGAATCCCCGGTTCTGGTGGCAATATATCCGTCAAGGGTGGCAGCACATTTTAGGGTGACAAAGGGAGTTTCGTGATTTTGAACATTCCAGACAAAATCTTCGATCAGGGTCAAGGCCT
This genomic window contains:
- a CDS encoding riboflavin synthase, producing MFTGIIESLGTIRRIETHGEGKILVIACDLDFSGTGIGDSIAVNGACLTAVSLGKGQFKVDMAPETVSRTTFGSIGPGARVNIERALKLSDRIDGHLVSGHIDGTGTVSKIEIRSNAIIYDIQVPENLADEMIEKGSVAIDGISLTINQCWENGFSVSIIPHTAKITTIGFKNVGDHVNIETDMLGKYVKKFLSGQGKSAKSANDAGADADLDISMSFLARNGFL
- the ribD gene encoding bifunctional diaminohydroxyphosphoribosylaminopyrimidine deaminase/5-amino-6-(5-phosphoribosylamino)uracil reductase RibD, with translation MIDLNYMARALELAARGKGYTSPNPCVGAVVVKNGQIIGQGFHAKAGGPHAEVVAIDDAAAKNPEKLANATIYVTLEPCNHFGKTPPCTHKILNAGISRVVVACKDPNPNVAGGGIEFLREKGLEVVSGLMEQEALTLIEDFVWNVQNHETPFVTLKCAATLDGYIATRTGDSQWITSSASRNFGHELRHQNDAILIGAGTLHGDDPSLTARIEGKQTRDPARIILDTRLSIQENAKVVLQNSSAPTIIVTGPGCDPGKIQRLKDKGAQILECRVCENLLDLNDLMISLRKLSITSLLIEGGGRVAASALAAGIVNKVCYFLAPKIMGGNDGIPVFNGSGPEKIKDVVELVRVSTRSFASDMLITGYIEPQNRLIDGGR